A part of Halobacillus shinanisalinarum genomic DNA contains:
- a CDS encoding DeoR family transcriptional regulator — MLPIERQQQILTWLELEETLRVTELSKRLGVSEMTVYRDLRPLIEQQQVVKTSNGITLIPQTFGTSNLCSYCHKDSNSRLSVQLIKLNQQVENTCCAHCGLLRYKDIEAEVSQIISRDFLKDTTISAKAATFLLNTDIQLNCCQPQVIVFDSMKQAKQFQTGFGGNIYNFAEAIKAIKEEMDGKIDCHSKNNGTSTSK; from the coding sequence ATGTTACCTATTGAACGTCAACAACAAATTTTAACATGGCTAGAACTAGAGGAGACCTTACGTGTTACTGAATTAAGCAAAAGATTAGGTGTATCCGAAATGACGGTCTACCGTGACTTAAGACCATTAATTGAGCAGCAACAAGTCGTAAAAACATCAAATGGCATTACTCTTATTCCTCAAACCTTTGGCACTTCCAACCTGTGCTCCTATTGCCATAAGGATTCAAACTCTAGATTGTCTGTTCAACTCATCAAATTAAATCAACAAGTGGAAAACACTTGTTGTGCTCATTGCGGACTGCTTCGATACAAGGATATAGAAGCAGAGGTCTCTCAAATCATTTCCCGGGACTTTTTAAAAGATACAACGATCAGTGCCAAGGCAGCTACTTTTCTATTAAATACCGATATTCAGCTTAATTGTTGCCAACCACAAGTGATTGTATTTGACTCTATGAAACAAGCTAAACAATTTCAAACGGGATTTGGTGGTAACATCTATAATTTTGCAGAAGCAATCAAGGCTATTAAAGAAGAGATGGACGGCAAAATTGATTGCCACTCAAAAAATAACGGGACCAGTACAAGTAAATGA